GAGACTATCAGAAATACAGCTAcattttgctctttctccttttcccaatgctttaagaaacaaagggaagcagaagtaaaatctttcttcagtatgtctccacagctgcagctcctcatgGGGTATACTTAACTGCTTATTTTTAGGCTTGAGGTGttcctttcattcttttttgctTATTCTTGAAAAAAGACTAGCTCTCCATGCTCACTCTAGGATGAAGATGTCTGCTTTATTCTGTGTTCACTCCCAAGTGATTGGCCTATTAACAGGAGGTTTGTGGTGCTCTGCTTTGGAAAGCTCTTTCCTTAAATGTAAGTCCTTAAACAACTGCCAAGATACTTCTGTGTTCAAATTCCTCCTAAAATCTCACCCTTGCCACAATGCCGTACAGGAAACTGGAGAAGAGTAAGGAAGCTGGTGCATAAAGACCTTTTGCCTGTGTTGCTTCTCAGTTGTGTCTCTTTATTTCCTCTTACTTCTGTCTGATTCCATATAGTCTCAGATCTTACCTTTTGactgcaggctgcacagggagggGGCAACACGTTCACACAGGCAGGGGTCCTTGTTGCGATTAGGGCATGTATGGACTGTTACAAGAAACATGGAGCAAACCCAGCCAGGTAAGGGCTACAACGCAGACCTTCATGGCTGCAAACTCTTAGTGTGAAAAGTTGGGAGGCAATTTTCCCTCTGTGCTAGATAACTATAGATGCCCTGAATTTCAGGAAAGCCTGTTGGATATAATCAACTTTACAGTAGGGGAAACTAAGCTTAGatgctaaaaaaagaaatatcaacaATTGtagcacaaagaaaacaaatgcttacACATCCACCCACACCTCAGATCCTTCTGGGCAATCTGCTGGTCAGCAGAAGTGCACAAGAAGACCAACCCCATGTGCCCTGAGAAGTTGAGGAAGGACAATTCCTCAGCTAGTGCTGCCCTCACCTCTGCTGAGGCTGGACTGAGGACCCAGGCTCAGGACTAGAGAGCAGCATCTGCAGATCCAAGTTAGAACCTGACAGAAAGGCCATATTTCTGAGTAACTTAAAATTATCAGTGGTTTTCTGGTGTGAACTGTGGTTCCTTCAGGAACCAAGACTGATCCACCAAACTTGGTCATATCTACTTACACTAATCAAATTTTAGTCCTTTAATGGtaatgaaacaatatttttccagtcagtgtgttatttccttttctctttaccTATTGTTTTgtagaaaagattttttcttcaACCATGCCACTTAGaggtctggatttttttttcaaatgacagTGTATTTCAAAACCCCAATAGGTTTGTGGCAAACTAACATGGTAAAAATGTGAACTGTTTAACATAATAAGACATGATCTCACATTCTGAGTTTAACAAAATATCCTGAAACCAGATACTTATGCAAATGATAAGCTTCTCTTCTCCCCATTACATCTCAAGTAATTCACCAGGCAAGTTCctgtcacagaagaaaaaacatgggCAGCATAAGACAGGCTTTAAagtgtgaaaataattttgtgcatAATAACATTTTGCAATGGGAATTCTGACAGGGTGTCTGTGGGAAGGTTTGCCCTAACAAGCATTcaatgaagaaaaggaattcaAATCTGTAAAATGTGAGCAACTAAcccaaaatgagaaagaaacgTACACGAGAAACCTAGTTATTTAACTTACAAGCAGTCTGACTAATCACACTAGAGTAGTCTAGCATTCAGTGTAAATCGCACGCCCCTCTCTGAGTGAAGTTCAAAAAGGCTGTGACACCTGAACCACTCCTAAGCTGATTCCTCAGTTGAAGGCTCTGTGGCTTTAGAGCTGCAAGGCCCTCAgtcccctcccctgctcccacacTTTGATATGGCAGCATATGCAGAGTATAAAGGTTTCCTGTGACCTGGGGATCAGTATTACCCCTAAGAACAAAGTGTACTATAATATAAACATGTGTGTTAAAGGGAAGATATATCTTATACTGAGCTTTGGGACTTATGTTGGAGATGGCCTGAGGAATATCCTTCCTGAAAGACCTTCTGAATCTCAAAGTCAAAGAGAGGGGCTTTCTTTCACCCTTTCCCTTGCCCTGGCCTTAGATTATGTGTCAGGTTCCAATTATGGGGAAagggtggaagaaaaaagttctcAAGATAAGGAAGTCAAGGCAGGAAGATACCAAACTACACAGACAAGACGGTGCAGTAACTATAGGTACTATGGCTGTAGCCCACAAAGCATGGCTGTGATATACAGGGAAGGTACACTCGGCAGAAGTCCAGAGATTCCTCGTCAGCTGGACTAGCTAGAAGAGGGGcacaacagagagaaaaggtgTCCACAGCAATTCTTGTGGACCTTGTTTTAGGAGGAACTCATTTTGTTACCAATATCTTGCTCCAGTGCCGTAACTGAGCTGGGAAGGATGGGAGCAGTGAAGGAGAGACCTTATTTGGGACAAGATCTCCATTTTACTGGATCATCCATTTGCTATATGCATATATTAACTCAATATCCAAAGTCTTATTAGCAAGGATAGAGGGCACCATAGCAAGGTGATGTCTATCCATTGGGAGGGCAACACTCTGGGCTCACCTcaggctgccctggctgtgaaGACAGAGATGACTTAAAGAGACTCCACAGGGAGATGTATTGTGCCTTACTTAGAAGGCTAATCGTCATAGCATGATTCTTTTAAGGAGGATCAAGGGTAAAAAGTAAGAAGTGGGTGATCTGAAAAGCCACCCTGAGAACAAAACAGTTCAGGAAACAAGATGAATACCACTGGAAACAGTTTGCCAGAGTGGTCTCACTTGCCAGAGAGGAGCACCAGAGTGCTATCTCTCACTGTAGCTGTAGAAGATACTGTGGCTACGTGGGGCAGTGAGCACAGAGTTTTACGTGGCAATCCTTTGCAAATGTTTAGTGGTTAATTGCACCATCAATTTGCAGTCTCAGTCAATTATCAGGAGATGACATTATGGTTGATGAGGATCAAATGCATCATTTGTTTATACAAAACCCAAGCCCAAAAGGTACATAAGGTAGGTAATTTGGTTAGTGCTCTGGATATGAAAATGTCAGGTATAACCTGGTAAATTCATGCCATAAATCTCACTGATATTCTGGTACATGATGTTGCAATagcatttatttaatattaaatttaatattaaaatttatttaagcTTTTCTAACCAGTAATACAATATGGGCCTGATACAATTATTAGGGTgcaggttttaattttcctgtagctatatttttatttatcatcaATTCTGGTTTGAATGCTGGTTAAAATCTAATTGACTATAAATCTGCCATGGCAAACAATTTTGCATCACCTAAGTGTGGAAGCAGTAAATATACTTATATCACTAGGTACTGATATGATTTCAGGATCAAATATTTATCCTGTATCTTTGTATCGGGCAAGCTACTGTTCAAGAACTAATGCTGTTAGTTTTTGTAGGTCACAGTCCGAAAGAAGGTCTTTGCAATCTACTAGATCTACATATCAAAATGACAAAGCACCTTCTAAAAGACCTTCTCAAagtgtgtggggaaaaaatatgacCTTCCGTGTAACTGAAgtgtaacttcatttttatgaaattcTTTAGGCAATGATTCATGGATATGATAGTCTATATCACATATAGATATGACAGATATATgacataaaaaagcaaaattattttcagaccTTACATGATTTTTCAAAGGCCAATGGGTGAAAACTGTTTCACTGAGATTTAAGATGACACAGGTACTCTAAGCAGAGATAGCAATAATCAAAGCTCCTGCAGAGTTTGTCATCTGATGATGTCAAGGTACTTAGACAGTAAAATCCGTAGGTAGGGAAGGTTCTGTACAGATGTGGAAGTCATTAGCTATAGACCTAGATaattttttcttggaaacagGAATGCCTGAAGAAGCTGCGTTATGATTCAAGTCACATTTCTGATATGAAAAGATTAAGTAATTTCAAATGTAATCAGTATTTTGAAGGGGGCAGCAATTTCTAAACATCAAAAGCACTAACattaaagcaagcaaagcaaTTGGGGGTGGAGGAAAGTCCTCCATAAAAAAGCTAGCTCACACTGATTCACTGTGCCACATTAGGCAATAGTTCTGTGTGTGTTGTCCTAGTAGGAAATACCTGATGATtgctaaaatattaaatgctatGATTGTGCAAGCTGGCAGCACTAAAGGGCCTGAACTGCTCTATTGGATGATTGCCTTTCCTCCCCCAATTCTTAAAGCAGAATGGATGGCAGTTTCAGATTGAATATGTATTTTCCATCTGCTGAAGAGTTGTTTTTGTTCATGCTGTTTGAGGTTAACTGTGCACGTACTAATCAAACCCACTATTTCCTTTCTcgtaaaaccaaaacaaagcttCATATTACTTTCAGGTACAGCATCTGAGATCAAagctatatatatacacactgaCTCTGTGTGGGTTCAAACATTTCGAAGATTCAGTATCCTGAAAGGTGTCGCCTCTTTTCCAATCCTGAGAGTTCCAGTTTGTCTTAAAGTCTGAAGGCACCAGCCACCTTCAGCCCCTTCAGCATCTGTTCCAGCACAGGAATGCTCTCAATATTGGTCATCGTGGGCTTTCTCTGCACAGCTACTGCCATTGCCGAAGGTGGGTAGATGAAGGAGGCAAGGTAGCTGGGGGTGTCTAAATTTTCTCAGTTTCACATCTTTGCAGGATGTGGACTGGGTACAACAGGGAGAGGGAGATGACATTGGACCCCTCCACAGCATAGTCTGGGAACAAGGTCTTGGGGCACTACAAGGTATCTGGAAAACCAGACACAGACTTTAGAGCAGTAGCACCTGTAGAGAAGCTGGGCGGGATTCACAGTAGctcagggaggaagaaagattttGATAAACCAGGCCCTGGGAGTAAAGTTGTTGGCAGCTGGTAACATGGGTGTAGAGGTTTGAATGGATGGAGAAATTCTGCTCCTCTTCATCCCAATTTCTCACACTGCAGAACTGAAGAAGATAAGCCGTGCCCCAAAATGGACtgatataaaatgaaattgaacAAATAATACTGAGTCTTCACACCTTATTAAAGCAAAAGTCAGTGCCTTCCCATTGTGCAGCAAGATAGAGTATACAAGTTGTAAAAAGCAGTCAGCAGGGATGTACATGGTTACACTAGTTTTCCTTTAAGAtttgtaagaattttttttcagcacatttATCAGGCTTTGCTTTATCAGTGTTGCCATACTGTGACTTGGGGATAGCTCATTAAAATTGAGGAGCAAAAagatcagaaacagaaatatgcaAACAGGTTTTCCATTCAGTTTTACTGTTACACTAATGGTTCTGTTCCATGTTCCATATAGGATGTCAACCTGTTTGTTTCTAAACATGCTTACTTCTACCAGGTAGAACTTGTTGTTTAAATCctaatttcaaatttcaaatttcagcTTTACCACCTGAAGtctatttttttactttcttatatgtattaaaaagttTGTGTGAGGAAAACTGAAGCATGCAGGTCACTGCTTTAGTAAGTGGGCCAAATTACCTACTATTTAAACAACAAGTAGTTGCTGAGATTTATGGTATTATTTATAGTAATGAAAGCACTTCTTGAGCTTTAAGTATCTTAATGTAATACCTATGTGAATTGTGGTCTTGGAGTCCTTTTTTTGGAAGGATTTAGCAGCATTTCTAGGAATTACTCATAGATAATAGGAGGTGGTAGGACTCCCTATTGTGCAGGTTTCAAGTAAATGACTGCAGATCATTTCTTGACAGTTCACTTACCGTCATGCTCTTTACTTACAGTAATGGAAGTGACTCAGCCAGCAATGGTGCTGGCCAACAGGCAAGGAGTCGCCACCTTGGTGTGTAAATACAAGCACATTGGGAATGCAAAGGAAATTCGAGTGACGCTGCTTAAACAGACAGGTGACCAGCTCACTGAAATTTGTGCTTCAACCTACACAACGGAGTTTAAAATGTTCAGTGTGGAAGAGGTCATTCAGTGCCACGTTAGCCCTAGTCGAAACAATGTGACCCTCACCCTCACTGGCCTGCAAGCTAATGATACTGGTCTTTACATCTGCAAGATGGAACGGATGTACCCTCCACCCTATTTTATGAACAAGGGAAATGGGACACATCTCTATGTCATTGGTAAGCCAAGCAGCTTTACATTACTGTGATAGTCCCATGTTAAGGGAGTTGCTATTATGTCTCAGGGGTCTTCAAAGTTCTATTTGTAAGAAGTGAGGCTGAACACTGATTCAGGCTCTGAGAATCATGATTAGCTCTTATTCCTTTCAGGTCTCCCTGCACACACCTAGAGCAGACATAGTTGTACCCATGCAATGTATTTAGCAATATATGGACACTTGACAGCATAAGCAATACCATACAGTGTGCATGTATGTCTAGGCAGTTAGGTATCTAAGTGCAGAAACAGTGGAGAGTAAGGTGTATGTTCTTCTGCAGATAAGCCTGTTGTCGTTGGAGGTTGAGTGGTGGGCAGAGACTCAGAGCTCAGTCCTGGTGGTATCCTGGGGTAGCAtatgctgcagaaaagcagggcGGAGGCTGACTTACTGACTCTAGGGGCTTTCTCATGAGGGTTATGTGTAATATGACTTGTGTGATATCATATGTTTTAGATCCAGAACCTTGTCCAGACACTGCCATATATCTCTGGGTATTAGGAGCTACTGCCTcaggatttttcctttacagtatTGTCATCTCAGCCATTCTCATGGCCAAAGTGGTAAGTCCCATTAACTCAGCCCCATGCTGCTAATAACACTCCTTTGTGTGATGAGggcaaggagagagaaatgagaACAGGGAAGAACACTGGGAACAGGCACACTGGGATGCTCCTTTTTACTACTGCAAAAATCTGGTTACAGTAATGCAAAACAAGAGAACTTGCTGGAGCTGCCATTTAGATTTGTTTGTGGCTCATTTGTGTTGCCAGAGTACCAGAAAGCAGTCAGCTTCCACCAGCTGGACTGACCCTTGGCTTAGGTTTGTGTGCTTAGAACAGGTTGGAGTCCTGGATGCTTCTGGGATCAAAGGCAACAGTCTCCACATGTACTCTGATTTCACAACTGATTCATACAAATCCCCAGGAtctggtttttgcttttctcaccATTCACGTCTGCACAAAGCAAATTTAAAGAGTTTTCCCCTTGTGATGGGAGGGAATTGTAACTTACAGCATTTTTAAGTTCATAGCTAGAAATGTCGGCACAAAGACAAAGGCATGAGAAATGTAAGCCTGCGCTGCCTCCTTCCATGGGGGTCTGCAGATGCCATAGCTTAAAACCAAACCGTATCCCTGTCCAATATTTTTCAATCAGCCCTTGTCCCTAGGAGCTAAATTTAACTGTCCAGTGTGAACACTCCTCGTTTTGAACCAACAATGaactctgcagcaggagcaacTTCAAAGGGCTAAATTAATGGCAGAAGCTTGGTTTTTTGCTAAATTGCCCCTGTAAGTCCCGATTCTCCCTCAAATGTCTCAATGGGTCTTCTATGAAGAGGGGTGATAGGGAAAGGTGTCTAGAATACCTTCTACTCACTAAAGCATTGGTTTTCTCTAAAATGTGCTGGTCAATGATTATGCTGTgataatttgtttattttactgtcttGCCATATCTTATAGATAAAGAGAAGACGATGTCTTACTACTGGGGTCTATGTGAAAATGCCTTCTGAAAAACTAGAGAAAAAAGTGATTCCATTCCACATCACTGTTAACTGAaacaaggaaagagagaaactatttcctggctgggatggagagTCTTCTAATTCACTTaagctaaagaaataaaattaattgtcTTATTACAAAGGTGTACGGGAAGGAGAGACAACATTCTTTGTAACTTCTATGGTTTGGAGGAGAATAAATAGTTTATGCATTAATATTCCAAGGTTAGCCCTGTCACATAAAAATGGCTACATTAGGCCATTGATTCTTTGAGTTGTATTGTACCAATATATAGtctctctatatatatgtatagcaTTAAGAGCTATTGCTGTTGCAGCTGAGCATCTTACTGTCAAATTTCACCATGTCCACTGAttaactgaaatgcaaacactATTACGACAGAGGTTTGTGTGTCATTGCAAAGCTAATCCTATAGGTCTGAGGGGCAGAGGCGGGAGAGCACACTAATGTACAAAGGAATGTTGACTTGTTTCCCTGCATTGCTATTTATTGGTTCCATTTCTGGCATTAGTGCTCTGCACTTCCACAGAGGCATCACCGTAGGCTGGCACTGATGACACTGCTGCTCTAAAAGCCTGATCTCAGCTCCTTTCCCTGGCATCGTGTCCCAGCGGTGCTGTACTGGAGTTGACATTAATGATATCTGAGCCAGTGCTGACAGCTCAGTTGGAGAAAAAGGCTGCCAGCAGAAGCCCTCTTAGGCTGCTGTTGAGAGGATGTTCAAGCTCTGCTGGGGCCTTGTGTTTTACAAATGCTAAATTAGCATCTATCCAAAAGGCAGAAGTATGTTGCTGTGTTTAACTGAGtctattttccatgaaaatacCAACAGTGTATAATCTTGTTTATTAGTTATGTACCATTCAATAAAAACCTTGAAGCTTTGCCCAAATTCAAGTTCATTTCTTATTCACCATTCTCAGAAGAAACAGGAAGTGGCTACATGTTAGAAAGCAGTGAAGACAAGATGAACCTTTCCCCTCTGACCCTGTGTTTTGCCCTTCTGAGGGAGCCTGTGTACTCATGCCAGCCCTCACTTTCTCAGCTCTCCTCCTCAGGGGGCTGCCATAAAAATCTGTCAAGTCGTCTATTTTTCTAGTTAGAGCTGCTGTGATGTGATTCAGAGATGCTACCAATCACCTTCTCACTTCCAGCCAAGTTACTTACTTGCAGAAGGTAGTTGTAACGACTTTGACAGCATCTCCTGTGCACGTTTATACAAAAAGCTAGTCCTAGTTtcaaatcctgttttctttgcacCTCTGTGACACTCTCACTCACTAAATGTTAGCTGACACACAAAGCTGCTAGAGCTTAAAACAATTTTAGCATTCTCAGGTACTGCCTATTACTCTGCCTCTTTGCTATCAAAATTTCACCTTGCAGCCCAAAAACTTGGCAGCATGTTTCACTCTGTTTCACAGCTGTGAATCCATCTTCTTGGCTCCATAACTGTGAACCCAAAACTCACAGCCCTCTATGTCATtcctgcagtggcagcagctcccagaacACCAGATCTCATTGATTTTTTGgttcatttttcccctcttgccaCCTCATCTGGCACCACCTCCAACTGTACAAATAAACATTCACATTCTCGATTTGCCAATGTTTGCAGGTACTAACTGCTCTCTCAGTGTTGACCTACAATTGTAGTGCATTAAGTAAAAGTAGCATCTGATGACATATCCCTTTTCTGAAGGCGTTTCAGTATTCTGACATCAGTCTGAGATTTTTCCCCTAATTTTCCACTAACCTGGTGTTTTGGGGATAAAAAAATGGTCAAAGGTCACACATCTGATGTCACTGCAAAATGACTGGATTTCAGCCTATTCAAGTGGAGCCTGCTCAGAGAAATTTGTTCCATGATTGGTAATAATAATTTGACGCACACATCCACTTGTACAAGCTGTAAAGTATTCCAGTAAATTTATCCTAGGAAAGCAAGATTAATTATccagagcaatttttttccatcaaagcAAGTAGGAGCTCAGATATCCCCTGAATCTTGTGACTGACTCCTAACTGGGAATCAagtgtttcctcttttttcttttccttgacaATTCCTATACACTGGGACCAAGAACTTAGTTTTATTAAGCAATCTAAAAGCATGcaagtaaattattttctaaagtttATCCTTCCCAGGTGAAGAGATGCTTTGGACTTGTATCAACAACCCCATGACCTCTGGCCACAGCTGGCTGTGGATCTGTGTCACTGTGGAACCCGTGTATATTCCAATTCACCTTCACTTCTGGCAGCTAAGTTTACCGTGGTTACGTTTCCTGCATCCACCTGGATTAATCTCTCTTAGTACACTAGCGTTTCCTTAAGACATTTAGCCTGTAATGACCAGAGAAGAATTCTGCCCTAAGTAAGCTGCAGGTTGGTAAATTACCTGAACAGTGAAGGTAAtgggagagcagaggaaaaacaatCTGACATATGCACAAGCGCACAGTccatggggctggatgggatccaccaGAGGTTACTGAGGGAGTTACCAGAGGAACTTGCCAAGCCGCTCTCCATCATTTACCAACAGCCTTGGCAAAgcagggaggtcccagaagactggaggttagaCAATatgatgcccatctacaagaagggcatgaaggaggatccaggaaacAACAAggctgtcagcctgacctcggtgctggggacGGTTACAGAGCAGGTCATCCCAagtgccatcatgcagcatgtgcaggacaactgggggatcaggaccagccagcatgggtttatgaaaggcaggtcctgcttgatgaacctggTCTTCtacaagatgacctgcctagtgaatgggagaaaggctgtggatggtgtCTACCTGGACgttagtaaagcctttgacactgtctcccacagcattctgctgAAGAAACTGGCTGCCCATGGCTTGGACGGATGTACCCTTTGCTGGGTAAAAATATGGCTGGACAACCGGGaccaaagagtggtggtgaatggagctACACgcagctggtggccggtcacaagtggtgttccccagggctcagcgctggggccagctctgtttaatgtctttaccaacgatctggacgaggggattgAGCCCACCCTCAGTATGTTTGCAGGCGGtaccaagttgggtgggagtgttgatctgctggagggcaggaaggctctgcagggggatctggacaggctggaccgatgggccgaggccaattgtatgaagttcattcaacagggagaagtgccgggtcctgcacctggggcacaacaaccccacacaacgctacaggcttggggaagagcggctggaaagggcctggcagtgctggctgatggccagctgcacatgagccagcagtgtgcccaggtggccaa
The DNA window shown above is from Falco naumanni isolate bFalNau1 chromosome 8, bFalNau1.pat, whole genome shotgun sequence and carries:
- the CTLA4 gene encoding cytotoxic T-lymphocyte protein 4; its protein translation is MLSILVIVGFLCTATAIAEVMEVTQPAMVLANRQGVATLVCKYKHIGNAKEIRVTLLKQTGDQLTEICASTYTTEFKMFSVEEVIQCHVSPSRNNVTLTLTGLQANDTGLYICKMERMYPPPYFMNKGNGTHLYVIDPEPCPDTAIYLWVLGATASGFFLYSIVISAILMAKVIKRRRCLTTGVYVKMPSEKLEKKVIPFHITVN